TCTTGAAGCAGGAGGTGAAGGTTGCACCCAAGGTGGAGGTTGTGGCTGAGAAGGCGCCTGTGGTTCAGCAGCCCAAAAAGGATTCCCCTAAAATTCAACCTGATGTTCAGGTGAGGAGCAGATGCACTGACTCTTCTGTAACGTGTTAATGTTGACCCATTGTTTGCTACTTTACAACTGACTTGTGATCTGGGGTCTCATTCGTGGTTTcaggccatttttttttaagtggtgtATCTGTACTCAAGCCTTCTAGCATATTGCAATGGGTAGGACTAGTACATATTTCAAGGCGTGTACAGACTTTAAACTCGGCTTCTAGTGCCCAAAGTTCCTTGTTTTTTAGTACTCTAAAACTGCAGCAGTTCACTCAAACTGCAAACCagtcacaaaacaaaatggTAGTCAAACTAAACAGTTACTGGTAAGTCTGCTTTTTATTAGAATGAACTGCTTCAAGTGTCATCCTCCATGTCACTGGGAAAACCTGCTCACTGTAGTTCTACTGTAAACCAGCAGGGGTCAATGGCTGCTCTTGTGGTGCTACACtgtttaaaacaagtttttaccttttttgcATGAGGATTAACTTGTGTTCTGTTGCAGCTTGTGTCTGAGCCCTCATCTCCTGTTCCCATGGAGACCTCTGGCTGTGCTTCAGATGATCTGTGTCAGGCATTCTCTGATGTTCTGCTTAATATCAAGGATGTGGATGCAGATGACTATGATAATCccatgctctgcagtgaatacGTCAAGGACATCTACTTGTATCTACGCCAGCTTGAGGTTTGAAGAGAAATGCTGCTTCAGATTGTTCTGTCTTGGGCTTTTTCTGCAAGGTATTGAGGGTTTTCCACTTCTCTTGTAGACTGAGCAAGCAGTTAAGCCAAAATATCTTGACGGAAAGGAGGTTACGGGAAATATGCGTGCAATTCTTATTGACTGGCTTGTGCAAGTCCAAATTAAGTTCAGGCTGCTTCAGGAGACCATGTACATGACCGTTGCAATCATTGATCGCTTCCTTCAGGTGAGTCCTCgttctgttttgggtcaccatctAATATTGAGCACTTTTAATTTTGGCCTTATTTGTTCCTCAATCAGGATCATCCAGTTCCAAAGAAGCAGCTCCAGCTTGTTGGCGTAACAGCCATGTTCATTGCATCGAAGTATGAAGAGATGTACCCACCAGAGATTGCAGACTTCGCCTTTGTAACTGACCGTGCCTATACTACTGGTCAGATCCGGGAGATGGAGATGAAAATCCTCAGAGTCCTGAACTTCAGCTTTGGGAGACCCCTGCCTCTACAGTTCCTTAGGAGAGCCTCCAAGATTGGAGATGTAAGCTAGTTGGCCTGTCTGTTTCCAGTTCTATTAACTTGCATGGTTTCATAGCATTAACTCCCTTTATTTTGCAGGTTACCGCAGAGCATCACACACTGGCCAAGTACTTCCTGGAGCTCACCATGGTTGACTATGATATGGTCCACTTTCCTCCCTCCCAGGTGGCTAGCGCAGCTTATGCCCTTACACTGAAGGTGTTCAACTGTGGTGACTGGGTGAGTTGTTGGGTAACTTCTGTGGATTGGGGGAAAAtcatggggtttttttttttttttccctccccctGACCATTTCCTGACATTTTGCAGACACCTACTCTTCAACACTATATGGGCTACACTGAAGACACGCTGGTTCCTGTGATGCAGCATATTGCCAAAAATGTTGTGAGGGTCAATGAGGGGCTTTCAAAGCATCTGGTAAGTGGATTTGGCCTGACCCAAAGCTGGACTGCTTGGCTCAAGTAGCTGTTTCTCATTCTTAATGCAACCCACTGAAGAGTGTGTTCTTCTCCAGGCTGTGAAGAACAAGTACTCCAGTCAGAAGCAGATGAGAATTGCCTCAATTTCTCAACTGAAGTCGTCATTGATCAAGGACCTGGCCAAGCAGATCTCATAGTGTGGGATTGTTGAAGAGACTTAAGCACTATGTGCTGCTTTGTAAAAATTGTAACTTATGCATGCTTTTACTTCTCTTTTTATCCTTTTTACAGATTTCATCTACACTGCCATTTGAGTAAAGAACCCTTTTTAAGATGATTCAAAGTGTTTATGCAACTGTacactttcaaataaacattttaaactcaaGCAGTgtcttaattacatttttagtggCTTTTGTAATGCCAATTTATCTAAACTCTCTAGCCTGTAAGTTCACCTTTCAGGTAACACTTGTTGGGCCCAGAAACTAGTCTCTGCAAGCAGTTCAACTGCAGACCATTTTTAGGCAGAGCGATACTTAAACACATTGCTGTTTAAATGTCAAGTGCTTAAACCTCCACTTAGCATGCTGTTTGTCAAGATCCTTAAGTGCAAGCTACTACATGATTTCAACTTCAGGTGAAAGGAACAATTTCCATAGTCCCCTTACtcgccagtaggtggcgaccTCTCACTTTCAATCGTGAGATGCTCTTCGCAGACGTAAACaaggggctttttttttttttttttttttttttttttgggtatATTAAAAACCCCTTATTGCCTTTAGGTCTTAAGTTTCCTCATTTTgctctttctattttaaaactattcaaCCTACAGCTGACCTACCCGAGTCTCGTTATTGAATGAGCTATGAGAAACCTGCAATCTACATGGGGCTACATTCAACTTAAGTAGACTGATACTAAGTCCATATATACCTTTATTGCATGATCAAGTCTTTGTTGGAAGCCCTAAAAAGTTGTGTGTGTAATGCTATGAAGCAACTTAAGACCtatatgaactttttttttttttttttttttttttttttttggtctgggTTTAAAAGAGCTAAGCATTTTCTTAATTGCTTTgatcttaaattatatttttgtgactCGACACATCCCATTTAGACCTGTGAGCATGTTATTCATACCAGATTTAGTATCCTGTGTTTTGGCCcaaaagtaaattttgcataattaaatgCACATGGCAAAATTGAGTTGTTTCTCTGTCAAAATTAAAACGTAAATCAAATCATTAGTTTGGCCAAATGATGTCGCAAATCAATTGTATTACAAATCCTTACAAACTTGCCCTGGCCGTACGTTTATGAAAAATACCCTTGTTCCTAAAACTAAGTAAAATCTACCATCTTTATATAGCTAGCTGTCTTGGATTTTTTGGCTCAAAACCACATAGGTGCTTagataaaacattacacatgGCAAACAGCGTATGGCCGCTCATCAACATCTCCCCTATTCAGACCCTAGGATGTGCGCAGCTGTTACTTCCCCTATTGACTATAATGCTTCGTTCTTTGAGAGGGAAGGGCTTATCTCCTTTGCTCCACCCTCAGTGGTTGTGCTCCTCTGGGACGGGTGATAATGAGTCTCAGTTTCTCTGGCAGGCTGCGCTGGTAAATGCAGGTCTGGGCTGAGAACTCATACTTGCACGCTGAGGTCATGACTGGCCAGTGAGATCGGTTTACAAGACGGATTCCTCGTGAAAAGAAGAGCCATAGGGCTGCAGTTCAACAATTTAGCTCTAAGACTAAAATTGATATCTTATTGTGCACCATTGTTTGTCTGCATTAAACTATCCCAAAGCAAAGAGAACATATAAAGGAAATTCGCACAAGCACTCGAAGTAATTGTGAATTTTGTATCTCTCTGTCTGACTGGATGTTtcaaaaatacagctttgcttTTCAAAACTGTGACATGTTCATTTCatgtaattgtgactttttaagaCTCTTAAACAGAAAAACGAAAAAATGGATTAAGAAAGGGATTTCTTTTCAGTGAACAAGAAAACGCAGTCTCCAGGTGAGATTGATTACCTGTGCCTCTTTTCTCTCAATCTATAAACAGACCTCAGGAACCCATTTGAATGAGGTGCTGACACAACCATGTGGAGCGGACGGAGAGACACTAATAAGAGCACAGCTGGCATCTGGGCCGCAGTCTCTCAGAGCCTGGAACTccatgcataaataaacacagaggcATTCATTTTCACAATTTATAGATTTTCAAGTAAAAGCCCAATGTTCTTCCTGAACTTTACAGACCTCTGCTGTTCGATGGCACATGAATGGAATAAAGTGTTCTTTTGTGTCCAAGCCTCAGTTTTTGGTTCCATTCGGGTGTCAACAGACATTAAGACTGCTGTGTTCAAAAGACTCGTGACTGTGCAAAAAGTACAATTtgaactttaatatttatttatgtattatgtataacaTTCTACTCCACTGCGCCAGATAATATGTAGAAACCAGCCACAGGCGGCAAAGTATCAGTTAGTCCACTAACGAAACAACTAGTCGGCAGAGCTGTTGGTGCCCAAAATGAGTCAAGACGTTGACCAAGAGAAGAGcagagttaaaattaaaaaaacataaacataagaacATAACACGAGGATGCTTCAGAACACTGGGTGTCAGTTACTTGTCGTGCGCTGTTAAAGATAGTGCAGGCTACCGAGGTGTGCGTTTACTTTATCAGACCTTTTCACTTGCCAGATGATAAAAGAGAGTGAAAGGTGGGCTTTTGATTTGAACCAGTATATAATCACCTAGCAACACCCAGAAGCAGCTGCGTAGCAACACGTATAACCGCCTTATCAACTGCACAGCAGCATCTTAGTGTCATGCACAAGAGAATAGCACTGCAACGTACATGATTAACTGCGATTTGCCAACGTTAACTAGTTAACGAGTAAGCAGTTCCAAAACCTTCATCTGGGGGAAGGACAGCACTATAGACCTAAACGGGTGACTCTGCAATGACCTCATGGGGAGTTGTGCAATCACAGATGTATTGTTGAATCGTGGCTTGAATCATTTCGCtgaaatctttatatataaacacagatgTCTGGCACCTCTTCCTCAGTGTGAGTCGAGATGTATTCTagatcaaaatgtatttagtattAATGACTgccaaagcaaaaacagaaaagcaaagTTCTCACAAATTCCTCTTGATATATTCATGATTGCTGAAAAGCAAAGtagagttgttgttgttgttgtttaaaacatttttcatcaatCTTTAGTAAGAAGCTTTTTCCGTTTGTGCGTTTACTTTGTAACCCTTTCTGTCCTGAGAGTCGTGTGCTATTTCCAACGCAATCTCATGGCAATTAGTAAACATTTTAAGGGCTGCCTAAAAATCATAAAACtcgatttagcaaaaataagacatttttgctaaattgtatgtttatttaatgggTTGACAATATGATTGAATTCATGAATTCAAGAACGACCTTCCCCTAACCCCACCACGAAACCTCTCAGTCACTAGGGTCTAGGGTCTAGACAAATCAGAAAAAACTAACGTACAAGTGAGGTCTACAAATGAACCACCTCGGAAAATACGTTGCCATTGGCTGTTTCAGACATGATTCTCagcatcaaaataattattgtctCCTATAAACGAAAGAtctattcattatttatcaatGGATATTCTAATGCTGTCAGCGTGAATGCTGCAATCCATTAAATGATTTTCTGAAAGACGCGACTTAAGGTTTTGTTCTCATAAGCCATAAAAAATCGGTCTCGTTGTGAAACCCCCATCTCAAAATAGAcaccataataaaataatcaaatttccTCTCTACTGTATTTCGTTACTATACACCCCCATCGTCTTATTTTAGACATATGTGCCTCGAAACCTGATGCAGGAGCTTCTGTCTCTCAAACcaatgtgatttaattaaagCAGTTCGAATAATACACCAAACTCAAATGAGCATGTCAAACGTTTGACAGATGGGTGCTAATCCAATTCGGTTATACCCCAGCCTTGACTTCATTTCCCAAAACGTCTTGTTTTCCCCTCACGcacgcagcagcagcagcagcacttaTTGATTGAATTCAGTCAATAAAGGCTAGTTTCCTCTATTCTGATCCTAATGCACTTAGGGAGAAGGTCCCTGCCTGCATGAATGCTGCCAGGTTATAACAGAGCTGAATGCAGAGCACATAAATTATTCAGGAGCTGTGCTTCTGCCCAGGCCTCCATTAATGATGTCACCCAACCCCGTGGAGCCAGACACCGTCCCGTGACACTGCTGCTGTGGGGGTGCTGATCTATAGGACCCGGAGCCTGCTATAGCTTTTATAGTTATAGTCTTGTCAGgcggggttttttttacttttttacttttttgtaatctaTGGTTAGTTGTTGTGATTTGTCCTGGCTCAGTATTCGTAACGAAATGTGTATCACTCTATACTTTTGCACAACATATTACACAAAGAGCACCGTCGTTCAACAGATCTCGCAAGGAAGTCCGACTGTCAGATGGTAGCGTGAACAGTTAACAGAAGCAGAGCCGAATGAATTGTATCTGTCGGTCTGCTTGGAGTTCTGGGAAGTCAGCTGAAAGTATTCTTCTTGGACATGGAAAATCAACATAGAAAAGACTAATATTTTGCCAGGAGCTTTTGCCACTGAATCAGAGGGCTCCTGGATCGCCAGGCAGATATTAAGAGCTCAGAACCTCCAAATTATTGGCTTGAGCAGTGATCCGTGTTCTTGTTCTTTATAATCACCGGGAAACCCTGGAAAATCTTTTGCGTTGTTCCGTTTTATGTGCATCCCGCATGGAGTCTATCCCAgtggtttattaaaaatgtaacaatttctGTTGATTGCTTAAGTCTCGTTGTCTTTCATACAGTTCAAATGAGCTGCAACCTGCACAGCAAATCAGAAAAGCCTGTTGAAACCCAAGCAGCCGTGGAGTACACAATGCTGATTTCATTTAGACAAACGCACCATTTTCTGTAGTGGTGTGtcctttttaaaattcatataagAAGGAATGTTAGTAAAATATTAGATAGATTAGAAGAAAATCTGGATATTCGATTGCAGGCTGTTGCTCAATACTGTGGCGCCATATGCCTAAGGAAGCTGTATAGATGGTGATGTTATTGTTTAATGGGTTTTAAATAGTGTTAGtacaattacattacaaatcAAGATCGTTTTAAACAGAGAACATGctcattttagtgaatttaaTCTCAAATGTatagtttggtttagtttttttttttatttagaccaAATACAGTGTTCgtcattataaatgaatatgtttaCAGTATCATTACAGCCTATATAGTGCCAGCATATCAGAAAGTTTCCACGTTGGGCACAGCTCTAAGCTGCTAAATATCAAAGTTATTGGTATGGCACAAAGCCATCCCAATTAGAATCATTTGCACTTAGTGTTCACTTAACATTAGCCGGATTTTAGcaattgtttattattgctttCCTAGAAAGTTCTACATTTTCCTTCAAGGAGACAGATGAATAAcagaagaataaaatgtttccagatgtcagattttctgttttatacGGCAAAAAGGGTATAATTGCTTGAGAAATGTGGGGTCTTTTCCCACgtcattttcagttattttacatGCACTGGTATTTAGAATATCTCCATACACAAACCCTTGCTGTTATGGCATTCTTGTAAAGcagtaatttacttttaaactcGCTTATTTATTCTAGGTGTTTTTTCTTCAACAAAGAAAATCTTCAGAGATTTCTTTCAGAGATCTGAGAATTTCACGCTGAGTTGTCAGAGACCTATtgcaaaacatacaaacatatgtATAAGCTAATACTATATATGCATCAATTGGAAGGATATTCCAGTTTTAGGGATTTAAGAGGCAAATGTAAAAATCCTCCTTCTTCTTTATATTAGACATGAATGTCCTTCTATCTTTAAAGAGCATCTGTTAGAACAGATGGATGTGTTAAACACACCGAAGCTAAACCATTTAGGCCGTACAACTAAGCAGCAGCATCTTTCATGATAAATTTCCAAgtgaacattttatttgcatctgacttcattttgaaattatccaattattagaaattattaGAAAAAGTGCCTGTTTATCTTCAGTGAACAACGCAAGTCTTCATACCCAAAGTAAGAATTTCCATCATCCACCACTCATTACTTATCTATTTTTattgcacaatatatatatatgtatgacaGAAAAGTATGTTTTCTCTTAGTCGGCATGCTGAAGCTCCATTCCAAGTTGCCTGTTATCTCTTTTGCCGTCTGCATTTGACAGGATTAGCATTTTAGCCCAGTATGCAGATAAGGGTCACCCTCGTCTGCTCAATGGCAGACATTTTAATTAGAAAGATGCAGAAGGTTAATTCCCCTCTCAGTGAACCGCCTCACATTGAAGGTGAAGCACAATTCAAATGTTCTATCTGCTGTATTTGTTTCGGTTTAACCACAAgtagcattatttaaaaaaaaaaaagccaaatattgtgaaaatattttgcggttaatataaaaaatgcgcTTCGTATGGTCACATGTAAATATCCAACCAGCAAGATTGGACTgagttttgatttaaataataaaaaaagcaaaaatgtaaataaaaggaTCACCAGACATAATATTCACATATTCTCTGAGTCCGAGGAGAACATTTTAAGGGTTATCATTTGTCCCTTTCAGACTGAAAGTgcaattgtatacatttttccATTCTTTAACCAAAGAGACTTTTTCTGACAAAATCCCAAAAGCCACGCAAAGGGTATAGCCTACTCCTTTTAAAACAAAGAGCACTTTCTGCCCTCCGTTGTCTAGTGTGGGATGTTGATGATCTGAAAAGTGAAAGCACATTTTACTGGCTGAGATCTAGAGCTACTGAACAACTAATACtggctgttgttgttattgttgttattgttaatgtgCCTTTCTTGTTATCCTGTACTAAACAACACCTCCCCCATGATATGTCCCGTGGCTTATTAATCAGTTGAAGAATTATATTCTTCACCTCCACTGTTGTGTTTGACCGCTAACAGGAAGACAGGAAGCGCGGATTAAACGGGTCACAAATCAACTAAAGAGTTGTAAGGGCTGGAGGAAAAGTAATTGGATGGACAGAAGCGTGGCACTAATCAAAGCCATAAGGTTAAAGTGGTTAGCCAAGAATGTGTGAGGGAAGGGAAAGTCTGAACAAATGCTGCCAAAAAGGATAATACTTTCCTTACAATGAGAAAATGACGTTGTATAGTTTGCTTCCCTtttgttccctatcaaaaggtTTACTCACAGAGAGATTTCATTCACTTGTCATTGACTACAATATGAaattgaaacaataaaaaatcgAACACTCGCCATCGTTCATTGTTCTTGCTAACAAGACAGGCAAagcattgctttaaaaatgtttgctcaGAACCACATATATTACTGATGGAACTTGACGCTTTTTCTTTCATCAGTGATAATGAAATCAAGATGGAAAATGCAAtcgtttcataaaatataatcaaagtCAATAATGTCAGCCTTTAATCCGCTTCAGATTGAGATTAATCAGAAGAATCTTTAATTACTATTATGGATAAATTCATTGAAGTTATGTACTACTTTCAAAGGAcgttttctgaatgtttttgttaaacgtTGATACTTgtcgtaaaataaaaaaaaatgtttggtttcattttacACTTTCTCATCAGT
This genomic interval from Puntigrus tetrazona isolate hp1 chromosome 5, ASM1883169v1, whole genome shotgun sequence contains the following:
- the ccnb1 gene encoding G2/mitotic-specific cyclin-B1 isoform X1, which gives rise to MALRVTRNTRLASSENQSALPGKAAVANKPGLRPRAALGEIGNNPQTRQALRKKQEVKVAPKVEVVAEKAPVVQQPKKDSPKIQPDVQLVSEPSSPVPMETSGCASDDLCQAFSDVLLNIKDVDADDYDNPMLCSEYVKDIYLYLRQLETEQAVKPKYLDGKEVTGNMRAILIDWLVQVQIKFRLLQETMYMTVAIIDRFLQDHPVPKKQLQLVGVTAMFIASKYEEMYPPEIADFAFVTDRAYTTGQIREMEMKILRVLNFSFGRPLPLQFLRRASKIGDVTAEHHTLAKYFLELTMVDYDMVHFPPSQVASAAYALTLKVFNCGDWTPTLQHYMGYTEDTLVPVMQHIAKNVVRVNEGLSKHLAVKNKYSSQKQMRIASISQLKSSLIKDLAKQIS
- the ccnb1 gene encoding G2/mitotic-specific cyclin-B1 isoform X2; amino-acid sequence: MALRVTRNTRLASSENQSALPGKAAVANKPGLRPRAALGEIGNNPQTRQALRKKEVKVAPKVEVVAEKAPVVQQPKKDSPKIQPDVQLVSEPSSPVPMETSGCASDDLCQAFSDVLLNIKDVDADDYDNPMLCSEYVKDIYLYLRQLETEQAVKPKYLDGKEVTGNMRAILIDWLVQVQIKFRLLQETMYMTVAIIDRFLQDHPVPKKQLQLVGVTAMFIASKYEEMYPPEIADFAFVTDRAYTTGQIREMEMKILRVLNFSFGRPLPLQFLRRASKIGDVTAEHHTLAKYFLELTMVDYDMVHFPPSQVASAAYALTLKVFNCGDWTPTLQHYMGYTEDTLVPVMQHIAKNVVRVNEGLSKHLAVKNKYSSQKQMRIASISQLKSSLIKDLAKQIS